The sequence GTCATGTGTGAATCTGGGCTTGTGGCTTGTCTCTGTCCCCAAAAAACATGGACAGAAGCTTCTTGGCTTTCTGCTTGTGGTTTGTTCTGGGGAAACAAGCCATGAGCCCATGCAGCAATGCCAGGCACTGACTTATTTCCTCCCCAGTGTGTTTCAGCAGCAGAAGTGAGTGGATCAAAGTGTTAATTTCTGAGCAGcatgctcattcacattaaattATAGTTTTATTTTATCTGTGATTTAATGTGAATGTGAACCTTGTTTTTAGCTGTACTGTTTAAATAAAGCAACAATGTAGTAATGGAAGCTAGTGATGGGATGACTTCTGCCTCTGATAGATCTATTTGTGTTTATAGAAGGTGTGAATATGGCTTATGGCTATCAAGCATTAGGAGAATGGAACATGTCACACTTTGCCCTTTTCACATATGCATTTATCAGCTGCTTCCCTGTGATAAGACCTCATGCCATGTTCCTGTGGAATCCAATCAGGTAGGCAATTTCCATTCAGCTGGTttttgactgagagagaaagatctcaccACAGAGAAGTGGCTCCCCTCTGTTAATGGGGCAGTGTTCTGGGCTTTTTGTAACTTTTCCCCACCTACACCGATTTTTGCATGCCTTGACTATGCTAATTGTAGGATCGCTTGTTATTTACAATATATGTGGACTGGGAGATCCTATCAATGATCCAAATTTATATTGGCTTTATAGAGGAGTCCTCAGAACTTTGCTTGTTTAACTGGCCTGCCATTATTTGTGGTCACCAGTGACCTTTCCCCTCACCTGAGTCCTGTACAGTATATGAGACAACTCTGGGGAAAGGAGCAGTGATTGCCTTCACAATGAGCTCAAACAGTACCTCTCCTGATTGTGATTTCTTCAAAAAACCACCTTTCTGAgttttctttgggggaaagaagGGGTAGTTTCAATCCCTTCCTGCTGGGTGCTTTTAGGAAGCACCTGTGGTATAGGAGATCTTTGTGTTGGGACAGGAGTGCTTGATGGTGACAAGCCGGTGAGTGGATTTATTAAGCTAGTTTAACTTTAATGGCTTCCTTCAATAGTATCTTGGGAATCTGAGTTGGTGAAGAGAATTCTTTGTCAGAGATTTCTAGCTCTTCTcacacagttcccagagttccctgcgagagggcatggctgttaaatgaatttggtttaatgagTCCAAGCCTTTCACAGATGTGCCTGCAGACCATTTAGACTTTTCTAACTTGGAAAACTGGTCTTCCAAAATGTGTTGCTGTCCCAAACCTCAAAGCTGCGTTAAAAGCAAGCCCGGTAATAAGACTGAATAGGAGATGACATCATGCAAGAGGGACCAAAATAGAGTACAATATGTAGCAGGAATGCAGCCAAAATATTGGTAATGGAATtaagtgtttgcatttttgtttgtctgtttgtttgcaGGTGGCCATGGaggtagcactctcctcccaaacaACGTCACCAATGAATTCCTGGAATATGGGGCTGTGGAAGAAGGTGCCAAACCATTGGAAATGTTATCTGAGATTCATGAAGAGCCGTTAAAGTGCATTTCAGATGGGCAGCCAAGTGGCCAGTTGCCTCATGAGAATGGCAGAGCTGGTAATGGAATAGAATCATTTTGTCAGGGGTTACAAATGCTCCCTAAAGAGTCAGAAGAGTCAGAATTGGTTGGCAGGGTGAGTGAGATTGCAAGAACTTCTCAAGATTTAGAATGTGAAAAGGCACCAGACAGGGAAAATGATGCTTTCGTTTCagaaatgcaaatggaaaaagaGAGGAGGGCTGGCAGAGCTACTGAGGAGGCAGCCAGAGAGAAAGTTCTTGCAGGCCAAGAAAAATCTACAGAAATTCCTCTTCCATCTGAAGCAACAGCGGAGAGAAAATTGTATTGGATCACAGAAGATGACTCCATGGTCTTAACTGTGGAAATACAGCCCGAGACCTCACAAACGGCTGCTGGTGGAGCTGAGGAAGTCCACAAAATGTGTGGAACAAATTGTCATATACCTTTGGCAGGACCAGAGGACAAAGGGGTGAGCACTGCTGGGGTTCTTGGTGGTGCCTGGGCAGATTTTGAGCGGGAGTTTTCTGTGTTTGATTTGGAAAAAGCAGAAAGAGCACCTGAGAGGAGGATATCGAAAGAGACAGCTGTGAGCAAACATGTGGAATTTCAAGGGGTGGAAATCCTTTGGATCCAAAAAGCAGAGGAGCAGAAGGAAATGGGATGCTCTGACTTTGAGGGTGTTGAAAGGAGAAGATTCTCAAATACATCCAACCACCACACTCCATCGGCAGCATCATCAGAGTTATGTGGTTTGCCTGAGCGTTCTTGGAATGTATCTTGGGAAAACATCAGGCCTTTGGCTGAAGGTGGAGAGGACGAAGTCTTCAtaagggaagaaaagaaaaatggggctCAGGAGAGGAAATCTATGTCAGACAACGCCAGgtaaaaaaaaagaagtcctTCTCTCCAGATGTGGGAGGGAACACGGCACTGCCTCCAGAGTTTTGAGTGCTACTAGGTGACATATTGGATATTGGTTCCATAACCGTCCTGTGGTGATAAGGCAGATGCGTATAGTACTGTTCAACACAAGGTGCCCAAAGCAGGGCATAATacaaatcacacacaaaaaatatgtTAGAATGGCTTGTGCATATTAAAAAAAGGACTACCAACTCTTGCAGGCAGTTTTCCGAATGCTCTGGCTTTGAAATTCTGTCCCTTGCCCCCCTGCATTTCTTTGGGTACTTTTGTCATAGCAACAGGAAGGCTCCACCACCAAACAACAAATAAATTCTGGTCCAAGGCCGGCCACAAGCCACGTTTTGAAATGCTAATTGAAAGCATCTGGCATTGCTCCTTTTTGATTATTCAGCTTATTTCCAAGCTGGTCAGAATATTCAGCCTGGCTTCCTGACTGCAGGCAAGCTATGAATGAGAATGAGAGTTttgaaagaaagggggagggaacacCTTCTTGGTTTTACATCCAGCAGAATGGGAGGTAGGGTTTAAATGAGGACTGTGGAGTGGAGAAGCTGGCTTTTGGGAAGATAGGGCATTGGTGATCACCTGTGAAAGTTGTGTGGGCAGGGGTAAGAGGTTCCTATAGAGAcgaaattgagacactcctcaggATCTTTGTTCTGAAACATATCCGTAGTCGGCAGAGACCCCTTAGTTGATTGAACTGGTTTGCTGGCCTCTTGTCAGCATTGATTGTCCCTGTAAACTCCCAAAGAGAGCTGGTTTGCATGTCACCTGGTGCGTACATATACAGAGAGGTATATGAGTGAGTCCCAGGCCCCTGTGACATCTCCCCCACAATGCACAGAAATTTGGATATGAACTGAACGCTATTactttatttaaatcatttataACTCACTCTTCATTAACCCCAGAGCAGGAAACAACATTGACGTGATACAATAAGGCAACATTTCATTTAAATACAACTTagtatattgtttgtttttacattaaCAGCATAACCAGTCTGCCAAGTGAGGGGCACTACTTGAGCCAAATGCTTGTGTGAATAGCCTCATTTTTACTTGGCATCGAAGCTCCATCAGTGTTGGTGCTGCTtgcacatgagaggaggagggagagcattccagaatAGGgaggccactattgagaaggccctctcatgagtatttttgttcaccttgctgtaagccgccttgagcacaattttatgtagaaaggcggcatacaaataaaatgatgatgatgatgagtcgCCATTAACTGTATCTCAGATAACTGTAGCAATGTGAGGTGGGCATTCTTTGATAACCTCAGTCTGTGCAGGTGTAGAAGATATTTTATTGTGTGAGCAGCCCCCACACTCCttgtgtgtttttgtaagccatgCAAAGGGGTGGCTGGCCCACATGAGTCGAGTCTATTTCAGTTGGAATTTCAATGCATACACCCTCAGTTCACATTCTCAAGGTCTTTTGTACAGATAAAGAGCTATGGGTGAACCAGTTCCAGGAATCTCGAGATATTTGGACCACTGTGTCTCCTGTTTATTTACTAGTGATCTCTGTCAAGCCTGAAGAGTTTCTCCTTCTCCCACAGCTCTTGATGCCATCTGGCTGCACTTTCTCCCGGCTGTTCTGCTGTCACTACTACAACCCTTCATCACTTGTGATCCACCAAGTTGAATGCAGCCCAGGCAGACATGTGTGGTGGGCCATCTGAGTCTCATTAAGTCGCCTGTTTTTGCCTCTGCCTGAGAATGTAAAGCCTCAGGTTGTTGAGCACTTTGCAGCaggcagaatttatttattacatgtatatctcaCCATTTCTTTAAGTAGTTCAAGTGGGTGGAAATGGTTCCGCCTCCGTTAGAGAGACTTGCCCAAGGTgagagcttcatgtctgagtggtGATTTAAACCTCTAACTTGGGAGAACAGAAGCCGCATATACActtctttctgggcaaccttctgagggcattattatattattgtcattattattacACAATAATAGGGTTTCTtttctgcccttcaccataagatcccagcTCCAGGGCAGGCTACAATTTGAAAATCAATATTATAAACAGTTTAAAGCAAATCACAGTCACAGgaagagggtgggtcctgaaagaatatatctcaggtgtcaaaggccactgGTGGGCAGAGCTAGAGGCAACTATGGGtaaagcaacaaatgtaaacttACTTTTGTAGTCTAGgttactttctacacacacttacacacCCTGCTCTgtactccatccaggcaagcaaaaggcattatctgaGTTtgaggacacatcccagccaggcaaaaatggttgacatgcaaagcagagccagtgaggggtgtggcctgtggagagggtgtgtggtctgaggagagttctgagggctgtATTTGGCTCTTGGACCTGAGGCTGCTGACCCATGTTTTAACGACTACATCATGCCGGTTGTACTATGCAGCACATGCTTTTAGACTCTGTTTGGCCTTAATGTGTCACATGTTGTGCACTAGCTAgcccagtgctggctggggctaatgggagcccAACAACACTGGGCATGCAAAGTTGAAGCATACTGAACGAGGCAACCCCTTTCAACAGTGGCACCTCACGGATCACGCTACTGTGGCTCCCATCGCCACCAATGGTATAGACTTGATGCAGGAATGAATAGTATGTATTACAAACAATTAGAAACAGAACAGCAGCAGTCCTGACTATAATGAAGTTTAGTCTAAGTTACTTTAATAACTCACCATGTATAGTCCACTAACCTCCTAGATCTCACTTATTATTAGGTTGGCTCCACGTCTCTCAATGAAGTATGGCTAGCCTTTTCTACACAAAAGGAATGCCTTGGGCCAGATTGCTCGCCTATGTGCAGTCCCTCAAAAGAGTAGTtctcaaaatgtattttattccAGTAGCCTTATTCATGAAACCTTATTGGCTGGCACAGACAGAATGATCTTGCTTCATTTCAGCAATGGGGAGGAAAGACAATGGTTTCCCCCTTCTCTTCTGCTACGTAGGAACAGAAAGCCGCCATATAcggagacagaccattggtccatctagctcagtgttgcccacactgactggcagcagctctccagggtgccaggcagggagtctctctcaccctacctgaagatgccggcagttggacctaggaccttctgcgtgcaaaacagatgctctactactgagctccaGCCATTCCCCAGAACAGGCCCTTTCCCTGTTCTTCAGTGTGGCAAAATGTTACAATGGCATCCCTCTTGGCCACAGTTAAGACTTAGTAAGTCCCCTCTTAACCAGGGTTTGTTAAGCAATTTTGAATCGTGGTTAACCGAGAATTCCGGTTCATGTTAATATCTGTTAACATACTTAACTATATAATCCCTAACCATGATTAAGACCAGAGAAGGAAGACTGGAGAGGGGTGAAGGGAGTGCTTATCTCCAAGCCCTGCTCTTTATTCATGTACCATGATTAAGGGCCAAACTGCATGTGACATTAACCACTGGAACAAACAAGACCTTTTTGAGCAATACAAATTGCAGGTGCAGGAGACCGATTCCGAACAGGGCGGTAGTGGGggacaaagggttaaagccctctATCTCCTGTGCTACAGTCCCAATCTAGAGCCCCCCGTTAGCTATTAGTAAAAAACAATCAAATGGCATAATGTGGCTGATGTCACTTGTAGTTGGCCCTGTGAAATCAGGAGAGTTATGTCCCAGTGCTTGGGCATGGTATGTTTTTCAATCACAAACATTGAGAATCCTGCAAGCCTTTGGATTATGGCTTCTAACGCAAAATCCAGTGCAgagagcagattttgaaggattatCTACGTATTAATTCCCCCATTACTGAGCGTATGATGCTGGCGTGGAAGGAACCATAGTTACTTGACCAAACTGCTTGGTTAACTTATAAATATTTATGATTTTTGTGAAACAAGACAGGATTCCTCTGTGCTGATGTTAGTGGAGCAACCTGGGGACTGGACTAGAAGGAAGTTGCTTCCGTGACACTTAATGCATCAGTTATATCCATGCCTCTTTCAGAATAATTTTGAAGGTGACAATTATTTTGAGACAATCAACGTACCCAGCATTATTTGGGAATTCTAGCACAATCAATGCAGTTTTGTAATCAGTGGCTAAAATCAATGTAGTTTTGAAAGGCTTGGTTCTTCATCTTGATTCAAACTGGCATCCAGTTGCATCCAAACATAGacgaaacctgctccttgatctctacaaccatgatgcaaaatttggattATGCTATTTTAAGAGCGAACAAATGAATAGCGAACAAATgagcaactttccaaaatatatagtaaatggggggggggtagagCAGGAGTCTCTTGCTTTCCATTTGTTCATCTCATCTTAAGCAGGACTTTTGAATGCCCTTGCATGCAAACAGTCCACTGTGGCACTTTACATAAATTTCCCACAACAGATCCAGCATTACTTGCAGTATGCACACTCATCCCACTCTTGTCTCCATTCACAGGTTTTGTAGAGCTTCAAAATTAGCAAAGGCTATTTACCGTGGGGCAGTTAATTTTTTAGTTTATTTAATGGTATTTTAAAATCCTGCCTTTTAGGGTGTTCAGCTCTCCAAGCAATGAGTAATTAATAATACAATATTACAAgatattaaaactataaaataagaaacaacaataagtaattttaaaataatagCAGTAGATAAGATCAGTTattaaaatgcagactgaaatttaaaaaaaagttttagggTTCTTCTAAAAGCCAATAAAGAGGGAGTCTTATGTATCTCCCTGTGGAAGGTATGCCACCAAAGGAAGAAATGTCAAGAGAAATGAAGCCTGTGTCATGCCACCTTCAAGTCTCTGAATAACCATTGTCTGTCTCTAGTCTTAATCTATTCCTTTTGTCTTGTGAATTGGCTGAGATGTTGGGAGAAAGGATCCAGAACCTTCAGAATCTCCAAAAGCTAATCTAAGATAGAGACACACAGTGTCTATTTTCTCTGAACACAATGAGCTGATGTTGTTTCTTAGTACACATCATAACATCCAAGCCACTTTTGTTTCTAGTCTAGTATGGGAGAAGGGGtggaggggggtggggagagagtcaGAGGGAAAGACAAGGGTGTCTGTTCTCCATCAACACAATTGCAACCAGACGTGTAAACTCTGGTACCTGGTGATCAAAAGAAAAGGCTAGttatgtttttgtgtgtgtgcatgaaccATCCACAGAAGATCCGAGTGTACCCACATGAAAGCCTTAAAGCAGAAACTGAAAAGGCTATCTTTGGTTTTGAATCCTAGgctaatggaggaggaggaggaggaggaagaagaagaagccctCAGTGGAAGAATGGAAGATGTCCTTGGGCAACCGCACTCTGAAGTCTCAACAGATGTGTACAGCtcccagtttgaaagcattctagaCAATGCCTCCTTATATTATAGTGCTGAGTCACTGGAAACTTTATATTCTGAGCCAGATAGCTACTTCAGCTTCGAAATGCCACTTACTCCAATGATCCAGCAGCGTATCAAGGAAGATGCTCAGTTTTTAGAAAGAACTCCCGATGGGGCGATAAAGAAGGGCCATGGTGATGGGATTTCCAATGGACTGGGAGATGTGAAGGAGTCGGATGTCACAGAAGCTTGTCATTTGGAAAGGTAACTTTAGATGACTTCCATATAACATTTGCTGTTGCTTCTGCACATTACTGATAATGAACTTCTAAATCTTCACCAGTAAAATAATCTGGTAGACAGGTGGCATGCCACAAAAAAGGTTGTTTTTATTAGTCACTAGCGAAATGGCCCTTGATGCAAGGGTAGATGCGGGGAGAGTCTATGCTGCAGGGACCTCTGAGGGGCTGTAAATGTCTATGGGTGTTCTGTACACACAGCCAGATattccctctggatgttttgcctGTTGGCAGCTAGGCCACTCAATGTCAGAGTCATATTTTCAGCCCCCGATCTCAGTAAATGAAGTTTTTGCCTGTCTCCCAAACAATCTTGCTAGTTGCAATCCGTTTATCttacagaatggcatgggagccAGTGAAAATTGAGCCTTTTTGTATCCGTGGAATACCATGAATCTTCTTTATAAACATAAAGGACTGGGCAAGAGGGGAGAGAGCACTAACATCATGGGGCTTTTTGTAAGAACTGTTgcagggaggaaagggttaaccctGCTGCACCTTGTATTTATAgtaaacattttattatttatttaatacatttactATAAATAGATGGCCCAGAGGGGTTAACCATTTCCTCTCTGCAACAGTTCTTACAAGAATCCCCACCCAAAGCTGCTAGTAGTGCTCCACCCCCCCCCCGGTGCTTGAGATTAATGGTATCTGCAGGGACTTATTCAGCATTACATGCAGCTTGGCCCTAAAGTGTACAATAGACATTGGTATCTGGGCCTGAAAATTGTATTGCCCTTGTGTAGCCACTACTCAACTAAGCTGGTGTTCCTGGGAGCTGGCATCCTGGGAAGGGGGCATGGGGCAGTGATTGGGTTGTTCAGTGTCCAGCGTGTAGTTTACTGGGAGATCTAGGAGTTCCCAGAGCAACATGTGGACATTTACAATGCCATTTGGACACCATATAACAACTTTCATTTGTAACCCATTAGCAGCTGCCATGGCATTTGAACATGAATTTCACCTTTGTGTATGTAACCTAGAGGAATTTCCTCTCttccactcccccctcccctcccctccccccaatgttCTTGATGGTTGGTTGGTGTGATGTTTGTATATATTAACAAACCTGTGCTGGTATTTGCTGTCCATGCCTGTGCTTTCAAAGTGTTAGATGTGTGTCCTTGGAAAAGAATCAGTGTGATTCCTACAGAAAATATACAATGTGATATGGCTACAAAATGTATTGATGTGTTCCAGTGTGGTCAGAAAAGGTAGAATAAAATTCTGGTCCTGCAGGATATCTATGGCATCTAAAGAATATTGCTCTTGGTGTTAAATTGGACTGCCTTCCCAGTGAATAATCTATTTGTGACCTTGATAATTCTTAGCAAGGCTAGCCTTGATGCTGAGATAGGATGAAGAGCCTGCCTAAGGGACGAAGTAAGGGGTACAGTTTAAAGTCAGCAGATTTTTGGACATGTTGTATCCAAAATTTGCTGTTTCTGAGCCCCAAGCTTGCAGAAATGTCTGGTACATAGGAAAGGACCTCCAGCATGATGCTAACCACATGGGGAGGGAGAGACTGGGGATTCTGCTGGTATATCAACCAACCCTCTGCACAGCAGGTTCCTAAGTTGAATTGAGAAGTTTTCTTCTCATACTTGGCATTGAGGTCCTACCAATCTTCTGAGGGTATTCCAACTCCCTTCCAAAACAGCGATGTGGTGCTacatctctctcttcccccaacCACTTCTTTTTTCATTAAGCCTGTTGCTTTAACATGTTAGCCTTCACTCTGATCTGGAGCAAAACATAAGTATGT is a genomic window of Rhineura floridana isolate rRhiFlo1 chromosome 1, rRhiFlo1.hap2, whole genome shotgun sequence containing:
- the PSD3 gene encoding PH and SEC7 domain-containing protein 3 isoform X7, with the translated sequence MEGSGGGGEAFVWVNGASAHSQSVAKAKYEFLFGGSENENISESGGHGGSTLLPNNVTNEFLEYGAVEEGAKPLEMLSEIHEEPLKCISDGQPSGQLPHENGRAGNGIESFCQGLQMLPKESEESELVGRVSEIARTSQDLECEKAPDRENDAFVSEMQMEKERRAGRATEEAAREKVLAGQEKSTEIPLPSEATAERKLYWITEDDSMVLTVEIQPETSQTAAGGAEEVHKMCGTNCHIPLAGPEDKGVSTAGVLGGAWADFEREFSVFDLEKAERAPERRISKETAVSKHVEFQGVEILWIQKAEEQKEMGCSDFEGVERRRFSNTSNHHTPSAASSELCGLPERSWNVSWENIRPLAEGGEDEVFIREEKKNGAQERKSMSDNARLMEEEEEEEEEEALSGRMEDVLGQPHSEVSTDVYSSQFESILDNASLYYSAESLETLYSEPDSYFSFEMPLTPMIQQRIKEDAQFLERTPDGAIKKGHGDGISNGLGDVKESDVTEACHLESNARLECTTPVDAVGDMGNNDFLEKEGHENLSHDFINGTTSGNREAARRLAKRLYHLDRFKRSDVAKHLGKNNEFSKLVAEEYLKFFDFTGMSLDHSLRTFFKAFSLIGETQERERVLVHFSNRYYQCNPNAISTQDGVHCLTCAIMLLNTDLHGHNIGKRMSCQEFIANLQGMNEGKDFPRELLK
- the PSD3 gene encoding PH and SEC7 domain-containing protein 3 isoform X6; its protein translation is MEGSGGGGEAFVWVNGASAHSQSVAKAKYEFLFGGSENENISESGGHGGSTLLPNNVTNEFLEYGAVEEGAKPLEMLSEIHEEPLKCISDGQPSGQLPHENGRAGNGIESFCQGLQMLPKESEESELVGRVSEIARTSQDLECEKAPDRENDAFVSEMQMEKERRAGRATEEAAREKVLAGQEKSTEIPLPSEATAERKLYWITEDDSMVLTVEIQPETSQTAAGGAEEVHKMCGTNCHIPLAGPEDKGVSTAGVLGGAWADFEREFSVFDLEKAERAPERRISKETAVSKHVEFQGVEILWIQKAEEQKEMGCSDFEGVERRRFSNTSNHHTPSAASSELCGLPERSWNVSWENIRPLAEGGEDEVFIREEKKNGAQERKSMSDNARLMEEEEEEEEEEALSGRMEDVLGQPHSEVSTDVYSSQFESILDNASLYYSAESLETLYSEPDSYFSFEMPLTPMIQQRIKEDAQFLERTPDGAIKKGHGDGISNGLGDVKESDVTEACHLESNARLECTTPVDAVGDMGNNDFLEKEGHENLSHDFINGTTSGNREAARRLAKRLYHLDRFKRSDVAKHLGKNNEFSKLVAEEYLKFFDFTGMSLDHSLRTFFKAFSLIGETQERERVLVHFSNRYYQCNPNAISTQDGVHCLTCAIMLLNTDLHGHNIGKRMSCQEFIANLQGMNEGKDFPRELLKNFESLM